The Pseudomonas sp. IAC-BECa141 genome contains the following window.
TGGGGCGAGCTGATTCTTGAGCGCGTGCTTGAACATGCCGGGCTGGAGAAGGGCCGCGAGTACCAGACTCAGGTCAATCTCAAGGGGCCGGACGGCGAGCGTTTCCAGCCGGACGTGATCATTTACCTGCCGGGCGACAAGCAGGTGGTGGTCGACTCCAAGGTCAGCCTCACCGCGTATCAGCAGTACGTGGCGGCGGACGACGACGCCATTGGCCAGATCGCCATGAAGCAGCATGTGCTGTCCTTGCGCAGTCACGTCAAAGGCCTGGCCGGCAAGGATTACAAGCGTCTGGAAGGCTTGCACAGCCTCGATTTCGTCTTGCTGTTCGTGCCCATAGAAGCGGCGTTTTCCGCTGCATTGCAAGCCGAACCGGCGCTGTTCCAGGAAGCTTTCGATCGCAACATCGTGATTGTCAGCCCGACCACATTGCTGGCGACGCTGCGGGTCATCGACAGTCTGTGGAAGCAAGAGCGCCAGAGCCAGAACGCCCGGGAAATCGCCGAGCGCGCCGGTTGGCTGTATGACAAATTCGTGTTGTTCATTCAGGATCTGGACGAAGTCGGCAATCGCTTGCAGCAACTGGACAAAGCCTACAGCGCGGCGCGCAACAAGCTGACGGAAGGACGGGGCAACCTGGTCAGCCGCAGCGAACAGCTCAAGTTGCTCGGTGCGCGGGCCAGCAAGAGCCTGCCGGCCGATTTGCTGGAACGCGCGATGACCGATGCCGACGGGTTGGTCGAACTGCCTGAATAAGCTGCTCTTCTAGAGCGGCAAATAGCGACTCAACAACGCCCGCAATGCCGCCGGTTTCACCGGTTTGGCCAGATAATCCAGCCCCGCTGCATGAACCTGCGCCACGGTTTCCGGATGCCCGTCGGCGCTGATCACCACTCCCGGCACCGGCTCGCCCAGTCTTGTGCGCAACCAGGCCATCAGATCAGTGCCGGTTTCGCCGTGATCCAGGTGATAGTCCACCAGCGCCAATTGTGGCCGCACGCCGTCGTCGAGCAGTGCCGCGCATTCTTCGCGGTTGCGCGCGGTCCAGACCTGACAGCCCCAGCGTGTGAGCAGGCTGTTCATGCCGATCAGAATGCTGTCTTCGTTGTCGATGCACAGCACCTGCGCGCCGCTGTGCAGTTTGCCATTCATTTCCACCGCCGCTGGCGGCTGCACGGTCTGCGCTTTGGCCAACGGCACGCGGACACTGAATACGCTGCCACGCCCCGGCCATGAACGTACGCGCAAAGTATGACCGAGCACTCGGCACAGGCCGTCGGCGATCGCCAGGCCCAGACCCAGACCTTTTTCGGCGCGGGTCTGGTGGCTGTCGAGGCGTTTGAATTCCTCGAAGATCACTTGCTGTTTGTCCTCCGGAATCCCCGGCCCGCGATCCCACACTTCCAGACAGATTTCGCCTTGTCGCCGACGCACGCCCAGCAGCACCGGGCCTTTTGCGTAGCGGAACGCATTGGTGAGGAAGTTCTGCAGAATGCGCCGCAGCAACTTGATGTCACTGTCGATGCGCAACTGACTGCCTCGTACCCGGAAACTCAGACCCTGTTCCTGGGCCAGTGCCTTGAATTCCGCGCCGAGGGTATCGAACAGCTCATTGATCGCGAACGACTTGCGATCCGGGTTGATCTTGCCGTTTTCCAGGCGCGAGATGTCCAGCAGGTCGCTGATCAGGTCTTCGGCCGAACGCAGCGAACTGTCCAGATGCTGCACCAGTTTCTGCGCCTCGCCGCTCAAGCCGTCGTTCTGATGGGAGAGGGCGGCGGAGAACAGCCGCGCGGCGTTCAACGGCTGCATCAGGTCGTGACTGACGGCGGCGAGGAAGCGGGTCTTGGACTGGTTGGCCGCCTCGGCATTGCCTTTGGCCTCGGTCAGCGCGACGTTGAGTTGCGACAGTTCTTGCGTCCGTTCGCTGACCCGTTGCTCCAGGCCTTCGTTGGCCTCGGTCAGCGCCTGCTCGGCTTCGCGGAACGCGGTGATGTCGGTGAAGCTCATGACAAAACCGCCGCCGGGCATCGGGTTGCCGATCAGCTCGATCACCCGGCCGTTGGGGAACAGTCGCTCGGAGGTGTGGGCACGGCCCTGACGCATCCAGTGCAGGCGCCGGGCAACGTGAACTTCCGCTTCGCCGGGGCCGCACAAACCGCGTTCGGCGTTGTGGCGAATGATGTCGGCAATCGGGCGGCCAACGCTGATCAAGCCGTCCGGATAGTTGAACAGCTCCAGATAGCGACGGTTCCAGGCCACCAGTTTCAGCGACTGGTCGACCACGCTGATGCCCTGGGTAATGTTCTCGATGGCGCCTTGCAACAGTGCGCGGTTGAACTGCAGCACTTCCGACGCTTCGTCGGCGATCCGGACCACGTCCTCCAGCTGCATTTCCCGACCTTCGATGGCGGCTTTTACTACAGCACGCGTCGAAGAGGCACCGAGGACACCTGCCAGCAAGCGCTCGGTGTGGGCGATCCATTCGCCGTCGGCATTCTGATTCGGGTTGAAGCCTTTGCCCTGGCGGTAGGCGAAGCGGATGAAACTCTGCCGCGCGCGTTCTTCACCGACAAAACGCGCGGCCAGTTGCAGCAAGTCGTCGATCTGCACCGCCAGCATCGAGCGTGCGCTCGGCCGGGCGCTGATTTCCTGGCCGATAAAACGTCCGGCCTGCCAGTGCTCCGAGACCCGTGTACGGGACAGCACCGAGACCCAGGCGAACAACGTGAAGTTGCCCGCCAGCGACAGCACCACGCCTTGGGTCAGCGGGGTGATCGGCAGGTTCAGCGGGTTGCTGTGCAGCCAGGCGAGGCCGGGAAAACTGTCCAGCGACCAGCCGAGGCTGCGGGCAGCGATCGGCAGGATCAGGGTGTAGAACCACAGGAACGTGCCGGCGGCCAGGCCGGCGAACACGCCGCGACGGTTGGCCTGTTTCCAGTACAGCGCGCCGAGCATCGCCGGGGCCAGTTGGGTCACAGCGGCGAAGGCAATCTGGCCGATGGTCGCCAGGCTCGCGGTCGAGCCGAGCAAACGGTAGCTGACGTAGGCCAGCAACAAAATCACCACAATGCTGACCCGGCGCACCGAGAGCATCCACTGGCGGAACACTTCGAACGGGCGCTCGGCATTGTTGCGGCGCAGCAGCCATGGCAACAGCATGTCGTTGGAGACCATGGTCGACAGCGCCACACTCGCCACGATCACCATGCCGGTAGCCGCCGATGCACCGCCGATAAACGCCAGCATCGCCAGCGCCGGGTGGGCCTGGGCCAACGGTAGGCTGATCACGAAAGAGTCGGGGATGACCGAGCTGGGCAGCATCATCTGACCGGCCAGGGCGATCGGGACTACAAACAGCGCTGCCAGGGCGAGGTAGGTCGGGAACACCCATTTGGCCAGGCGCAGATCCTGCGGGTCGATGTTCTCGACCACTGTCACGTGGAACTGCCGGGGCAGGCAGATGATTGCCATCATCGCCACGCCGGTCTGCACCACCATCGATGGCCAGTTGATGGTTTCCTGCCAGTATTCCTCGAGGCGCGGTGCGAGCATTGCCTGATTGAACAAATCGTCGAAGCCGTCATACAGCCCATAGGTGACGAAGGCGCCGACGGCGAGGAAGGCGAACAGTTTCACCAGCGACTCGAACGCAATCGCCAGCACCATGCCCCGGTGGTGCTCCGTGGCGTCGAGGTTGCGCGTACCGAAGACGATGGTGAACAGGGCCAGCACCAGCGACACGATCAGGGCCGTGTCCTGGGCGCGGGTGCCCATGGCGTCGGCACCGGCACCGATCAGCAGGTTCACGCCGAGGACGATGCCTTTGAGTTGCAAGGCGATATAGGGCAGAACGCCGACCAGACAGATCAACGCGACCACCACCGCCAGCGATTGGGATTTACCGTAGCGGGCGGCGATGAAGTCGGCGATGGAGGTAATGTTCTCCTGTTTGCTGATCATCACCATTTTCTGCAGCACCCACGGCGCGCCCAGCAATAGCAGGATCGGCCCGAGGTAGATCGGCAGGAACGACCACAGTTGTTCGGCGGCCTGACCGACCGCGCCGAAAAACGTCCAGCTGGTGCAGTAGACGGCCAGCGACAGGCTGTACACCCAGGCACGCACCCGTGGCGGCAGCGGTGTGCTGCGACGGTCGCCGTAGAAGGCGATGGCGAACATGATGGCCATATAGGCCAGGGCGACGGCGGCGATCAGCCCGGTGGACAACGACATGGAACACTCCCGACAGAAAACGACCGGACTTGCGCCCGGTCAGACAGTCTCGCACGGGCGCGACAGTTAGTCAGTGTCGACCAAGGTCGTGGCGCGGCGGGGTGTCGCAGTCACGGAACCGGGCGGTTCTGTGGTCAATCCGGTTTGAGCGCGAGGTCGATCAAACGGTGCAGTTCATCGACTTCCAGCGGCGCCGCCGAAAACAGAATGCGGAACACCACCGGGGACACCACCAGATTGATCAGCCGATCCACGCTCGGCGCCGTTTCCTCTGGGTGGCGCTCGATGATGGTCTGCAATTGCGCACCGATGATCGTCACGCAATACCCCGGCGTCGCGCTTGCCTGCACATCGCGCATCATGTTGCGCCCGGGTTCAGAACTCATTTCGTCGAGATATTGTTCGGCCCATGCGCGGATATCGCTGCGCAGGCTGCCGGTTTCTGCCGGCTCGCTGTCGGGGCGCATGCGGGCGAGGGCGACGTCCGCGAGCAAGGCCGCCAGATCTCCCCAGCGTCGATAAATCGTCGACGGCGTCACGCCTGCACGCGCCGCGATTTGCGGGACGGTCACCGTTGAGCGCTCCTGTTCTTGCAGAAGCGCGCGGACTGCCGAGTGAATCGACTCTTGCACCCGGGCACTGCGACCGCCGGGGCGTAAACCTTCTTTAATAGCCATGCGCCAGACCTTAACACAAAGAATTTGCTTTAAGCGCAAGCCGAGAGCACACTCCGCAAAAGCAAAAAATTAGCTTTTGCGGAGTGTGCCCATGACCAGCCTTGCTTCCAACCGATCCAGCCTGTGGTTTCTGGCGATCACCTTACTGAGTTTTCTCGCCGCTTCCACTGCGCCGACGCCGTTGTATCACCTGTATCAGGATCAGCTGCATTTTTCGGCAGCGGTGCTGACCCTGATTTTCGGCGTTTACGCGCTGAGTCTGCTGGCCGCGTTGCTGACAGTCGGGTCGCTGTCGGATCACCTGGGACGCAAACCGGTGATCTTCACCGCCGTGACGCTCAATTCGCTGGCGATGCTGCTGTTTATCTACGCCGACAGCGTGGGTTGGCTGATCGGCGCGCGAGTGCTGCAAGGCTTCGCCACCGGCATGGCCACCGCGGTGTTGAGCGCGACGCTGCTGGACACCGACCGTCAGCAGGGCCCGCTGATTAACAGTGTCGCTCCGTTGCTGGGCATGGCGTTGGGCGGCATGGGCTGCGGCTTGTTGGCCGAGTTCGCTCCGGCGCCGTTGCAGTTGACCTATTGGTTGCTGCTCGCGCTGTTTGTGTTGCAGGGGATTTATGTCTGGCGCTTGCCGGAAAGCGTCTCGCCGCAAGCCGGGGCATGGGCCTCGTTGCGGCCAACCCTGCATGTGCCTGTTCAGGCGCGTTCGACGCTGTGGCGGGTCTTGCCGCTGAACACCGCGACTTGGGCGCTCGGTGGTTTCTATGCCTCGCTGGCCCCATCGCTGGTGCGCACGGCCACTGGCTCCACCTCCAACCTGATCGGCGGCGCGACTGTGGCGGCACTGACCGTCACCGGTGCGTTGATGATCTTCACGTTGCGCAATCGTCCTGCTTCCCGGGCACTGCAACTCGGCGCGAGCCTGCTGCCAGCCGGGCTCGTGTTGGTTCTGCTGGGCGTGCACAGCGCCAGTCTGTCGCTGTTCTTCTTCGGTACGCTGGTGGCCGGTTGTGGGTTTGGCTCCGGTTTTCTTGGAGCGGTGCGCAGTCTGGTGCCGCTGGCGTTGCCGCATGAGCGCGCCGGGTTGATGTCGGCATTCTATGTGCTGAGTTACCTGGCGTTCTGCCTGCCGGCTCTGCTGGCCGGGCACTTCACCCATAGCGTGGGCCTGCTGGCCACCACCGATGTGTATGGCGCGGTATTGATCGTGCTGGCGGTCGGAGCGCTGCTGATGAGTTTTCGGGCGCAAGCGGCGAAGACCTGCAGCGCGCCATAAGCCTGCGGATTCGGTTAGCCTTGGCCAGCCATAACTTTTTCACGGATCGACGCATGAAGATTATTCGCAGCAAGACCTTCACCGCCGAGCGCGCCTGGGGCGCGCTCGACATCGCCAACATGAACGGCATCACCACGCGTCTGCACTGGACCGATCAGCCCTACAAATGGCACGTCAATGACGGCGAAGAAGTGTTCGTGGTGCTCGACGGTCAGGTGCTCATGCACTATCGAGAAGAAGGCGAGGAGAAGCAGGCATTGCTGGAGGTTGGCGACATCTTTTATGCGTCCATCGGCACTGAACATGTCGCTCATCCTCAGGGCGCGGCGCGAATTCTTGTCATTGAAACCGAAGGCAGTGTCTGACTGCATATCTACTAAATAGATAACAGTTAGAGATATTACCCGTTATATAGATATTCGATTCGGTTCTACCATGAGCTCAACCTCACCTGAGGACAGGAGTTCATGATGATTTGCCCCAACAGCGCCAAACCCGGCATCAAGCCATTCAGCCAGCTTCAGCACCCGCGCGAAGTGATCCGCCAATTCACCCCGAACTGGTTCGCCGCCACCATGGGCACCGGCGTGCTGGCGTTGGCGCTGGCGCAATTGCCGGTGTCCGTTCCCGGATTGCACGCCGTGGCCGAAGGGCTGTGGCTGTTCAACATTCTGTTGTTCGTGCTGTTTACTGCTGCCTACGCCGCCCGCTGGATTCTGTTCTTTGACGAAGCGCAGCGGATCTTCGGCCACTCCACGGTTTCGATGTTCTTCGGCACCATTCCCATGGGCCTGGCGACGATCATCAACGGCTTTCTGCTGTTCGGTCTGCCACGCTGGGGTGAAGGAGTCATTCAACTGGCCGAAGTGTTGTGGTGGCTGGACGTGGCGATGTCGCTGGCCTGCGGCGTGCTGATCCCTTACATGATGTTCACCCGTCAGGCGCACAGCATCGATCAGATGACTGCCGTCTGGTTGCTGCCGGTGGTGGCGGCGGAAGTGGCGGCAGCCAGTGGCGGACTGCTCGCGCCGCACTTGGCCGACGCGCACTCGCAACTGGTAGTGCTGACGACCAGCTACGTGCTCTGGGCGTTTTCCCTGCCGGTGGCGTTCAGCATCCTGACCATCCTGTTGCTGCGTATGGCCTTGCACAAATTGCCCCACGAAAACATGGCGGCTTCGAGCTGGCTGGCGCTGGGGCCGATCGGCACCGGGGCGCTGGGCATGTTGCTGCT
Protein-coding sequences here:
- the rmuC gene encoding DNA recombination protein RmuC; its protein translation is MLEERLAMAQMAQDGLTAQLEACRDEVADLGQANASRQADLAAVRREVELLQIERDDARDAAHAWNIERANKEAELRRLDAQAASLNAELREQQESHQQRLDDLQGSRDELRAQFAELAGKIFDEREQRFAETSQQRLGQLLDPLKERIQSFEKRVEESYQAEARERFSLAKELERLQQLNLRLSDEATNLTRALKGQKTQGNWGELILERVLEHAGLEKGREYQTQVNLKGPDGERFQPDVIIYLPGDKQVVVDSKVSLTAYQQYVAADDDAIGQIAMKQHVLSLRSHVKGLAGKDYKRLEGLHSLDFVLLFVPIEAAFSAALQAEPALFQEAFDRNIVIVSPTTLLATLRVIDSLWKQERQSQNAREIAERAGWLYDKFVLFIQDLDEVGNRLQQLDKAYSAARNKLTEGRGNLVSRSEQLKLLGARASKSLPADLLERAMTDADGLVELPE
- a CDS encoding hybrid sensor histidine kinase/response regulator gives rise to the protein MSLSTGLIAAVALAYMAIMFAIAFYGDRRSTPLPPRVRAWVYSLSLAVYCTSWTFFGAVGQAAEQLWSFLPIYLGPILLLLGAPWVLQKMVMISKQENITSIADFIAARYGKSQSLAVVVALICLVGVLPYIALQLKGIVLGVNLLIGAGADAMGTRAQDTALIVSLVLALFTIVFGTRNLDATEHHRGMVLAIAFESLVKLFAFLAVGAFVTYGLYDGFDDLFNQAMLAPRLEEYWQETINWPSMVVQTGVAMMAIICLPRQFHVTVVENIDPQDLRLAKWVFPTYLALAALFVVPIALAGQMMLPSSVIPDSFVISLPLAQAHPALAMLAFIGGASAATGMVIVASVALSTMVSNDMLLPWLLRRNNAERPFEVFRQWMLSVRRVSIVVILLLAYVSYRLLGSTASLATIGQIAFAAVTQLAPAMLGALYWKQANRRGVFAGLAAGTFLWFYTLILPIAARSLGWSLDSFPGLAWLHSNPLNLPITPLTQGVVLSLAGNFTLFAWVSVLSRTRVSEHWQAGRFIGQEISARPSARSMLAVQIDDLLQLAARFVGEERARQSFIRFAYRQGKGFNPNQNADGEWIAHTERLLAGVLGASSTRAVVKAAIEGREMQLEDVVRIADEASEVLQFNRALLQGAIENITQGISVVDQSLKLVAWNRRYLELFNYPDGLISVGRPIADIIRHNAERGLCGPGEAEVHVARRLHWMRQGRAHTSERLFPNGRVIELIGNPMPGGGFVMSFTDITAFREAEQALTEANEGLEQRVSERTQELSQLNVALTEAKGNAEAANQSKTRFLAAVSHDLMQPLNAARLFSAALSHQNDGLSGEAQKLVQHLDSSLRSAEDLISDLLDISRLENGKINPDRKSFAINELFDTLGAEFKALAQEQGLSFRVRGSQLRIDSDIKLLRRILQNFLTNAFRYAKGPVLLGVRRRQGEICLEVWDRGPGIPEDKQQVIFEEFKRLDSHQTRAEKGLGLGLAIADGLCRVLGHTLRVRSWPGRGSVFSVRVPLAKAQTVQPPAAVEMNGKLHSGAQVLCIDNEDSILIGMNSLLTRWGCQVWTARNREECAALLDDGVRPQLALVDYHLDHGETGTDLMAWLRTRLGEPVPGVVISADGHPETVAQVHAAGLDYLAKPVKPAALRALLSRYLPL
- a CDS encoding TetR/AcrR family transcriptional regulator, producing the protein MAIKEGLRPGGRSARVQESIHSAVRALLQEQERSTVTVPQIAARAGVTPSTIYRRWGDLAALLADVALARMRPDSEPAETGSLRSDIRAWAEQYLDEMSSEPGRNMMRDVQASATPGYCVTIIGAQLQTIIERHPEETAPSVDRLINLVVSPVVFRILFSAAPLEVDELHRLIDLALKPD
- a CDS encoding MFS transporter, with amino-acid sequence MTSLASNRSSLWFLAITLLSFLAASTAPTPLYHLYQDQLHFSAAVLTLIFGVYALSLLAALLTVGSLSDHLGRKPVIFTAVTLNSLAMLLFIYADSVGWLIGARVLQGFATGMATAVLSATLLDTDRQQGPLINSVAPLLGMALGGMGCGLLAEFAPAPLQLTYWLLLALFVLQGIYVWRLPESVSPQAGAWASLRPTLHVPVQARSTLWRVLPLNTATWALGGFYASLAPSLVRTATGSTSNLIGGATVAALTVTGALMIFTLRNRPASRALQLGASLLPAGLVLVLLGVHSASLSLFFFGTLVAGCGFGSGFLGAVRSLVPLALPHERAGLMSAFYVLSYLAFCLPALLAGHFTHSVGLLATTDVYGAVLIVLAVGALLMSFRAQAAKTCSAP
- a CDS encoding cupin domain-containing protein; translation: MKIIRSKTFTAERAWGALDIANMNGITTRLHWTDQPYKWHVNDGEEVFVVLDGQVLMHYREEGEEKQALLEVGDIFYASIGTEHVAHPQGAARILVIETEGSV
- a CDS encoding TDT family transporter is translated as MICPNSAKPGIKPFSQLQHPREVIRQFTPNWFAATMGTGVLALALAQLPVSVPGLHAVAEGLWLFNILLFVLFTAAYAARWILFFDEAQRIFGHSTVSMFFGTIPMGLATIINGFLLFGLPRWGEGVIQLAEVLWWLDVAMSLACGVLIPYMMFTRQAHSIDQMTAVWLLPVVAAEVAAASGGLLAPHLADAHSQLVVLTTSYVLWAFSLPVAFSILTILLLRMALHKLPHENMAASSWLALGPIGTGALGMLLLGGDAPAIFAANGLPGIGEIASGLGLIAGITLWGFGLWWMLMALLITVRYLRDGIPFNLGWWGFTFPLGVYSLATLKLGSTLHLTFFSVAGCVLVTLLAAMWLIVGKRTLQGAWRGELFVSPCIAGLKK